In the Glycine max cultivar Williams 82 chromosome 6, Glycine_max_v4.0, whole genome shotgun sequence genome, CGTCTTCCTttcgtaataataataaaataaagataacgcCAACTAAAcaagacaaaattaaatttatagatATTTAAACTTACTTTAAGCTATATGctaaaaagaaaactaataatttagcaaaaatagaaaaaaaaaatatttaagggtGATTTTACTCATTATAAAATAAGTGAATTTTGTATTGGTTTTTTTAACTGGATTCATCCGTTTAACTGCTAGTCTgaaaaatcaaggccatccgtATGATCACCTCTTCAAGTTTTGAATCCAATGTTCTCAACAAGGTTATCAGACAATTAGTTTTCTATAATGACAATTACAGACTtaattaaaagacaaaaaaagaaagttcaAGAATCCaattgaacaaaaaatgttttaggaacttaattaaaaattgtcaaataGTAAAGGGGCCCAAGAAATAATTTAACGTCTGATTAATCTATTGTCTAATatgtaaaggaaaaaaaagaagtcttttcaattatttattatgatattttttttcacactcCTTGAGAActtttaaacataaagaaaaagtcttttttttctcacactgcttgaaaagaaaaagtaatatatgagagagaaaaaacatgTAACTATAAATAGGAATGTTTGTGAATTAGATTTGatcaattttaaagaaaaaatttgcaTCTGATTCAATTACTTCAATCTTCTTAATTCTTCTTTCAACAATTTtggtctaaaatttaaatttgatcctatctaaaacattttgaactgtaacaatttttagttttagtcttattttttttaaagaaaatataataaatataacaagAATAATTAAATCTATGAAAAACAGTTAATAGTAGAATAATTCTTTAAATATagactattaaaaataaatttataaatgcaATTAATAGGTAATATAGCCTTCAGCCAAAAAAGGTAATATAGTGAAAATTACATTTATATACCCTCATATAAATAgttacaatattattatctttaattaaaaatatctatgtATACAATTCTACCAGTATTAGACAATTATATTCTGTGGAAAAAAAGTATcatacatttatatataaaaacatatttgtgtATAATGAATTGGATCCGATGATATTAAAGTCCATCCAAATCATTGTTGGGCTTATAGATCACTCGTCGATGGGTTATTATTATCAAACCACCTGCATGTTCATTATTGTAAACTTCATATTTCAGATGTTGAATACGTGTTGGACATTTCACAATATGACTAAAACAGAGTATGTGAACTAAAGACAACTCTCACCTTTTAAACTAACTATTGAGATTAAGTCTGAACCCAAATTCTTAGAGAAAAATTTGAGTTGTGAGAGTTGGGCCAAGATTAAAACTAGCTGCTCTGTAAACCACGGGCAAcatcttaaaagttatataacaTCATGCCATACAAGTTGTGTCACCAGCAATAAATGGTAAagaaaaaatgcgaaaaataaATACGAGTGTCACAGAAGGGCATAGTTAAGCCATTTTTCTCCTCTTTGCTACTGATGATAATACAAATTCACCATCAGAGTCtgtgtcatcatcatcatcatcctcagAGCTTAGATCCTTAGCCTTCCTCTTCTTGGACTgctttgatgttgttgttgttgttgtcgttgTCTTCTTTTTAACAGAAGAGACAGGGGAGGTTGGGCTTTTTTTCTTAACTGTGACAGACTTAGTGTTGCTCTTCACAGCAGCTACAGACTTAACTGGAGAAGTGAGCTTCTGCggaactttcttcttcttctcaaatACTTTCTTTGCCAAATCTTTGGGAAGCAACCCCGATTCCATCAACCTGCAATTGCATTCAGTCatcaaaaataaacaattttctattctttattaaCTATGGCAGGTATGTTTTGTTGCTTGGAAGATATTTGCAGAGCAGATAGATTGTCTTGTTTAGACAAGGGGTCCATAGTTAATGTAAAACTCAAGTGTCACTCGTTGCAGTAACTAAGGATTGTTACAACATTTCTCAGGAGTTTATTAAACAAGCGGCACCACAGGGTTCACTGATACTGTTAAGCTATTTAACATCATTgctgaatcaaaattaaatcctttaaataatttgatgacaaaacttcaaaaaaaaaaaattggcatcctaaacaattaaaatacttttaaatgaataaaagtaaCAGGGGAACTAAACATTTATTGCCAAAAGTGCCAAGCTAGGTCAATTTGGAGGTGTGAGATACTGAACAGTTTACCTGGATGAAAACTCTAGATATTGCAGCTTCAAGGAACAGATTATAAATCTATCGAATtattaaatcaaagagaatcgAGAGAGATAACTAAGCCTGAAATGATTTTAGAATAAGACATTAAAGCAACAAAAGTATCCTTGTTCTGATGCTCATGACAGTGATAGAAGGTTTGATACAAAAACTGATGACAGATCTAGCATTTTAATCACAAAAATGATAGCAAAATGAGTACATTGCAAATACAATATGGACAGCAAGGGTAGATAGTgtcttttgaaaaagttttgagAAAGAAGCTAGTCTAGCATTAAGTTTCAATCAACTATACACCATTTCCATTCAGCTCACCCCACAAATGCATAAGGGCAGATATACTGGTGCCTATTTACAACTGCTAACCTGGTTTCGGGGTTAGGATTTAGAGGGACAGTATAtgtttataaattgttatgacAGGGAATACATACCCTGGGGAAAGGAGGGGACTCAATAAATGCTCCCTTTTCCTGCCATACTTATTTTGTTTACAAGTCTAGAATCAAAGTTTGTCCATCTCACTCACCctttgaaagagatgaaagactgATCAATCACAAGGgggaaaagaaagggggagaggGGAGACCCCTAGACCTGCCTTTAAAATGGTTTCTAGTTTGCCTAAACAGAACCTAAAGTAAAAACAGAATCCTTGTCAGGACAATAATAGCAAGCTTAAGTGCATAACCCTCACTTTAGCACAGACAAATTGAGATGTTATAAAAGCAGGAAAATTACTATTGATCCTAATTTGTTTCAATCATTGGCAAATATATTTAACACCTGATATTATATCCCTAACACCAATTCTACAATTCATAGGGCATTTAGCCTACTGAGAcccaaaacaaattcaatattttaGGAGGCTGCAAAATCGTTTTATATTCCAAAATCTAAATACATGTTGAGCCCAGAGCTTTGAAATTAAAAGCAATGCTAACTCTTCTAAAAGGTACTACTAATAGTGTTCATGCTGGGGAGCCATAATGAGCATTTCAGCTAAATTATATTCCACAAAGAAGACACAAAACAGTAACAAAACAAACCAGATTTGTGACATTTCGCTGCTGGGGACTTGCTTGAACAAAGTCTCGTAGAAAATCCTAAGAGGGTCTTTCTGAAAAAATAGGAAAAGTAAACTTAAAATGACAGAAAAGGAACAAGAgcgaagagaagagaagagaaacatAAGCATACCTCCTCGGGTGGATCTCGTTTCTGGCCAGGTAAATCataaacctttttttctttcttcttcttattattcttattctcttcctctttctttATTGTTATCCTCTTTTTCTTCACTTCCTTGGAGTTGGAGGTGCTTCTCCAGATGGGAATGTCGTCGTCATTTTCTTCCTTCTTGACTTTAGGACCCTTCTTAACGGCTTCGGGCTCTTCTTTCTTGAATTTTGTGACCTTTTTGGAAACGGAACTCTTGTTGTTGGAATCCACCTCTTTCTTCACCACCGGCTTCGAATCTTCCGAAGCCATTTTTCTCATGaaagaaaatcaatttcaaTCTGCAATGCGAGTCGGAAGGGAAGTGTACAATACCAGAATTGCAGTGCTGCCCTTTTCCCCTTCGTTTCACCAAAAGTGTACTTTGAGGTTTTGAATCCAAAACTATGCGTTTTGTATATCTTCACTTCAGAtacaataaaatacaaaatttgggCCTGGATCCAAATAAGGCCTCGTTATTTGAGGCCACTGTTACTATTCCCATTCCATTGCTTTTTTCTCTAAATTCACCTCAGCAATCATACTTCTGTGTTTTTATTCTCTCGAAAACACGTTGAGGCCTAACTCGTGTGAGTTGTTATAAATTCTGACATTGTTTTTattcttatgaataaaaaaaaattcttaaaacacATTTCCATTATTCACAATACATAACATAAATGTGCCTTTTTTTATCATAGACATTTTTCTGTTTATACCACATAGTTCAAGTCATATAAAATCGTTACGAGTCGGGTATTTAACGTGCCATTTTATTGCAAGGGTTTGTCAAAGCAATATAAAAGGAAacgtatttttgttttgtagtgtGAATCAATGTGTTACActaatgaaattataaattatccatAAATTGGATAGAAAGAACTTTCATCCTTCATtcgccatttttttttatataaatttcttgTCGAAGGCTTTTGAAGGATAGTGATAAAATGAAGATGGTTCAGGCAAAAGGCTCacgatttgtaaaaaaaaaaaaaaaaaaggaaaattccaATGATCAAAATATTGTCACCCTCgtggtaatatatttttagttataatatttaatgatttttaatttttgttttatcttgaACGACACTAATAAATAGATTACCTTGATGAATCTTTCTACAAATAATATcctacaaaaattaacaaaatcaaaacaCAAAACATGCTAATATGTGTACGGTTCCGAACTCACAAGATACATATGATATTCTACATAGCACCAAGAGACACATGTTCACCCTTACTACAAAAGCGAGGACGTCTGACCTTTAGCAACTGGACTCCCTGACTAACAAGTTATatgtaacatattaatatttgaatatcttGTCTATTCacagataattaattatttataagctCATACATTATTTACAagatacaattattttttaccttttatctataaattaatatttatctctAATATTATCTATAAGCTCTGACTATGATTTATAAACCGAAAATTATTTGTAAAGACTATAACAATCCATACAAATAAGGACTAATAGTCACGCTTCcctattataaataaaagttcCATCAAACCCTTTGCACATCCCCATTATCTCAACCGCTCACCTTTCAAGCTTAAGCATATTTGCATTTATATGCATATACTTGCTtacttctcctcacttatattaTTGTGTTAAATCCTTTGTTTTGCAGATTTCTCCTCCTACCAAAGGCATCTCTCTGAGTCGACGTATAAAGTCTGGAACCCTACATCTGCCTCATCAACCCTGATGTGTCTCGGTTCCGGATTTTAGTAAGAACAATATGTCAATGATAAATGTTATCATATCAAAGGTAAAGTATGTAAAGTCTCTATTAGTctcaatttagaaaaaaaaattaaaatcattaaaattctaaaatgtaACTAGAAATCTATTACCTTGAGGGTAACAATATTTTGACAGctgtaaatttcttttaaattattttgccAAAACGTGAGCCTTTTAGTTGAACTATCTCCATTTTATCTTTACCCATCGAGGGCTTtcgtcaaaaaaattataacaattaatGGGGAATGAGGGATGGAAGTTCTTTCTACCAAAATATGAACATTTTATAATGTGATACAATGTTATCTTTTAACtattaataattttctaaattGTATTATAATGCAATTCAAATAGAAAGTTTAAAATGATAGTTTGGAAGagataagtttttaaaaaatcaaacataaaaatgaagataaacTGAGAGTAGTTTGAgatgattgataattttttaattagttggtaAACCAGATTAAATttggaattaaaattaaaagtattcaaaaggaaaaaaatttaaaaataaattaaatgctcAATGTATATGATTAGGATAAGACATGGGTTTCAATAAGGGTTATAATCAGCTTATCACGTTCTTATCTTGTATTACTCTTATATCTCATcctatttttatcatatattattgATAGTTGTAGCATGTGGTGCTAAAAAagattcaattttctttttgatttatggttttttactttttactcttATATCATATTCTATTCTATCATATTTCGATAGTTGCAACATATGGTgccaaaaaatattcaattatctTACCAATATATGAACAATTTATAGTGTGatacaatatttaaatataaaaatgaaaatgatagtttgaaaaaattaagttattaaaacaaattaaatttacaaataaaaaatagtttgaaatgactgataaagattttttttaataagatgttaaatcaaattaaaatttggcaatcaattttaaaattatgaaatcatGAGAGAAATCGAGTATGAAAATTTGAACATATATTCTTCACACAAA is a window encoding:
- the LOC100785675 gene encoding transcription initiation factor TFIID subunit 11; translated protein: MRKMASEDSKPVVKKEVDSNNKSSVSKKVTKFKKEEPEAVKKGPKVKKEENDDDIPIWRSTSNSKEVKKKRITIKKEEENKNNKKKKEKKVYDLPGQKRDPPEEKDPLRIFYETLFKQVPSSEMSQIWLMESGLLPKDLAKKVFEKKKKVPQKLTSPVKSVAAVKSNTKSVTVKKKSPTSPVSSVKKKTTTTTTTTSKQSKKRKAKDLSSEDDDDDDTDSDGEFVLSSVAKRRKMA